A genome region from Halorussus pelagicus includes the following:
- a CDS encoding enoyl-CoA hydratase/isomerase family protein codes for MTGENAGDADEPSPGSPEAVAAECETVAVSVGERVEGVATVTLSRPDARNALNAQLRAELKDVLDAIEQSSMSNRTSSDDAIEASDVRVVVLTGDDESGAFVAGADVTELRERGPLEQREASKRPRVYEYVDDLEQPVIGALNGHTLGGGCELALACDTRIAHEGAKLGQPEINLGIMPGGGGTQRLPRLVGEGQAMKLILSGELIDAEEASDIGLVDEVHGDAEFEDRVYDLAESMAEKSPLALEFAKKAVKASSRMELEQGIEYEAELFAHLFASEDKNEGIDAFFEDRDPEWEGK; via the coding sequence ATGACTGGCGAGAACGCCGGAGACGCCGACGAGCCTTCGCCCGGCAGTCCCGAAGCGGTCGCCGCGGAGTGCGAGACCGTCGCGGTGTCGGTCGGCGAGCGCGTCGAAGGCGTCGCCACCGTCACGCTCTCGCGGCCGGACGCCCGGAACGCACTGAACGCGCAACTCCGCGCGGAGTTGAAGGACGTGCTGGACGCCATTGAGCAAAGCTCAATGAGCAATCGGACGTCGTCCGATGACGCCATCGAGGCCAGCGACGTGCGCGTGGTCGTCCTGACCGGCGACGACGAGTCGGGCGCGTTCGTCGCGGGCGCGGACGTGACCGAACTCCGCGAGCGCGGTCCGCTCGAACAGCGCGAGGCCAGCAAGCGCCCGCGGGTCTACGAGTACGTGGACGACCTCGAACAACCGGTCATCGGCGCGCTCAACGGTCACACCCTCGGTGGCGGGTGCGAACTCGCGCTGGCCTGCGACACCCGCATCGCCCACGAGGGGGCCAAGCTGGGGCAACCGGAGATAAATCTGGGCATCATGCCCGGCGGCGGGGGAACCCAGCGACTCCCCCGACTCGTCGGCGAGGGCCAAGCGATGAAGCTGATTCTCTCGGGCGAACTCATCGACGCCGAGGAAGCCAGCGACATCGGTCTCGTGGACGAGGTCCACGGCGATGCGGAGTTCGAAGACCGGGTGTACGACCTCGCGGAATCGATGGCCGAGAAGAGTCCGCTCGCGCTGGAGTTCGCCAAGAAGGCGGTGAAGGCGTCGAGTCGGATGGAGTTGGAGCAGGGCATCGAGTACGAGGCCGAACTGTTCGCGCACCTGTTCGCCTCCGAGGACAAGAACGAGGGCATCGACGCCTTCTTCGAGGACCGCGACCCGGAGTGGGAAGGGAAGTAG
- a CDS encoding cold-shock protein → MAKGTVDFFNDTGGYGFIDTEDADEDVFFHMEDIGGPDLEEGQEVEFEIEQADKGPRAKNLERL, encoded by the coding sequence ATGGCGAAAGGTACGGTTGATTTCTTCAACGACACTGGCGGTTACGGTTTCATCGACACTGAGGACGCTGACGAAGACGTGTTCTTCCACATGGAAGACATCGGCGGTCCGGACCTCGAAGAGGGGCAGGAAGTCGAGTTCGAGATAGAGCAGGCGGACAAGGGTCCGCGCGCGAAGAATCTCGAACGCCTGTAA
- a CDS encoding DUF2391 family protein → MSDRRADSERRFDSLEDPELDDLLDELEQLEETVDDPEEREQVRETIRIARRVSTPSAFGQVIQGFDRHDAAEALVGSVVFGIPMLVEGGTIEIGTFIAAHPASLLVTLAGTVALVIGLLYVAEIQQVEIHRPLFGFVPRRLVGVVVVSFVTAAVMMTVWGRVNWATPWLALCQTSVTFSAMALGAALGDILPGS, encoded by the coding sequence ATGAGCGACCGGAGAGCAGACTCCGAGCGGCGGTTCGACTCGCTGGAGGACCCTGAACTCGACGACCTGCTGGACGAACTGGAGCAACTAGAGGAGACCGTCGATGACCCCGAGGAGCGCGAGCAGGTCCGCGAGACGATTCGCATCGCGCGCCGGGTCTCGACGCCGAGCGCGTTCGGTCAGGTCATTCAGGGGTTCGACCGCCACGACGCCGCCGAGGCGCTGGTCGGGAGCGTGGTGTTCGGGATTCCGATGCTGGTCGAGGGCGGCACCATCGAAATCGGGACGTTCATCGCCGCGCATCCGGCCTCGCTACTGGTCACGCTCGCGGGTACCGTCGCGCTGGTAATCGGCCTGCTCTACGTCGCCGAGATTCAGCAGGTCGAGATTCACCGCCCGCTGTTCGGGTTCGTCCCCCGACGACTCGTGGGCGTCGTCGTCGTCTCGTTTGTCACCGCGGCCGTGATGATGACCGTCTGGGGGCGCGTCAACTGGGCGACCCCGTGGCTGGCGCTCTGCCAGACGAGCGTGACCTTCTCCGCGATGGCGCTCGGGGCCGCGCTCGGCGACATCCTGCCGGGGTCCTAA
- a CDS encoding thiolase domain-containing protein, whose product MRDAYLVGAAQTDFGSFPDESYRSLFASAFEAARESVPAGLDSDDVDEAFVGTLGVGGRQLGLSGPAATEHVGLHGIPTTRVENACAASGYAVRQAVQAVRSGMADVVLAGGVEIMTDASGDATKYWLGVSGETEWERLSGTTFAGVYAQMADAHMAEYGTTSEQLSHVAVKNHRNGAKNPHAQLGFECSLDDAESAQTVADPLTLYHCCPTTDGAAVALIASEDAVDEYTDDPIRVAGVGAASDAVGLFQRDSYTGIEASRRAAETAYDRAGISPDAIDFAEVHDCFSIAEILAYEDLGFCEPGEGGRLAESGETALGGELPVNTSGGLKSKGHPIGATGAGQVAEAFKQLSGDAGNRQVEGARRGLTHNVGGSGGAAVVHVFEREAEVTK is encoded by the coding sequence ATGCGTGACGCCTATCTCGTCGGCGCGGCCCAGACAGACTTCGGGTCGTTCCCCGACGAAAGCTATCGGTCGCTGTTCGCCAGTGCGTTCGAGGCGGCCCGCGAGTCGGTGCCCGCGGGTCTCGATTCGGACGACGTGGACGAGGCGTTCGTCGGAACCCTCGGCGTCGGCGGTCGCCAGTTGGGGCTGTCCGGTCCGGCGGCGACCGAACACGTCGGTCTCCACGGCATTCCGACGACGCGAGTCGAGAACGCCTGCGCCGCCTCGGGGTACGCGGTCAGACAGGCCGTGCAGGCCGTGCGCTCGGGCATGGCCGACGTGGTTCTCGCTGGCGGCGTCGAAATCATGACCGACGCCTCGGGCGATGCCACGAAATACTGGCTCGGCGTCTCGGGCGAGACCGAGTGGGAACGACTCTCCGGAACGACGTTCGCGGGCGTCTACGCCCAGATGGCCGACGCCCACATGGCCGAGTACGGGACTACGAGCGAGCAACTCTCGCACGTCGCGGTGAAGAACCACCGAAACGGCGCGAAGAACCCCCACGCCCAGTTGGGCTTCGAGTGTTCGCTTGATGACGCCGAGAGCGCCCAGACCGTCGCCGACCCGCTGACGCTGTATCACTGCTGTCCGACCACGGACGGGGCGGCCGTCGCCCTGATTGCCAGCGAGGACGCCGTGGACGAGTACACCGACGACCCAATCCGGGTCGCCGGGGTCGGGGCCGCGAGCGACGCCGTGGGCCTGTTCCAGCGCGACAGTTACACCGGCATCGAGGCCTCCCGGCGCGCCGCGGAGACCGCCTACGACCGGGCCGGAATCTCCCCGGACGCCATCGACTTCGCGGAGGTCCACGATTGCTTCTCCATCGCCGAGATTCTGGCCTACGAGGACTTGGGTTTCTGCGAACCCGGCGAGGGCGGCCGACTCGCGGAATCGGGCGAAACCGCGCTCGGCGGCGAGTTGCCGGTCAACACCTCGGGCGGTCTCAAGTCGAAGGGCCACCCCATCGGCGCGACCGGTGCGGGTCAGGTCGCCGAGGCGTTCAAGCAACTCTCGGGCGACGCCGGAAATCGGCAGGTCGAGGGCGCGAGACGCGGCCTGACCCACAACGTCGGCGGGAGTGGCGGGGCCGCGGTCGTTCATGTTTTCGAGCGCGAGGCGGAGGTGACAAAATGA
- a CDS encoding 3-oxoacyl-ACP reductase family protein produces the protein MPAALVTGSSRGIGRAIAERFARDGYDVAVNYVSSAQKARAVAESIEQKTDSEAVAVRADVGDPDDAADLVDATVEAFGGLSHVVNNAGVDQHVYTEDLSPEDFDSVMDTNVNGAFNVTKAALPHLREAAERDAADNETTDADPAPTPSVTNVSSILAHTGAPVECHYAASKAGILGLTKSHAEDFAPEVRVNAIAPGHVETDMTADRTEEEKETEMAQIPVERFGQPRDIADAAAYLRDAGFVTGETLNVNGGELMR, from the coding sequence ATGCCAGCAGCACTCGTCACCGGATCCTCGCGGGGTATCGGCCGGGCTATCGCCGAGCGGTTCGCGCGCGACGGCTACGACGTGGCGGTCAACTACGTCTCTAGCGCCCAGAAAGCCAGAGCAGTCGCCGAGTCCATCGAGCAAAAGACCGACAGTGAGGCCGTCGCAGTTCGGGCGGACGTGGGCGACCCCGACGACGCCGCGGACCTCGTGGACGCGACGGTCGAGGCCTTCGGTGGTCTCTCGCACGTCGTCAACAACGCGGGCGTGGACCAGCACGTCTACACCGAGGACCTCTCGCCCGAGGACTTCGACAGCGTGATGGATACCAACGTCAACGGCGCGTTCAACGTCACCAAGGCCGCTCTGCCGCACCTCCGGGAGGCGGCCGAGCGCGATGCGGCAGACAACGAGACGACCGACGCCGACCCCGCGCCGACGCCCTCCGTTACCAACGTCTCGTCAATTTTGGCCCACACCGGCGCGCCGGTCGAGTGTCACTACGCCGCCTCGAAGGCCGGGATTCTGGGTCTCACGAAGAGCCACGCCGAAGACTTCGCGCCCGAGGTGCGGGTCAACGCCATCGCGCCGGGCCACGTCGAGACCGACATGACCGCCGACCGGACCGAGGAAGAGAAGGAGACCGAGATGGCCCAGATTCCGGTCGAGCGATTCGGCCAACCGCGGGACATCGCCGACGCCGCGGCGTATCTCCGGGACGCCGGGTTTGTCACGGGCGAGACGCTGAACGTCAACGGCGGCGAACTGATGCGGTAG
- a CDS encoding 3-hydroxyacyl-CoA dehydrogenase family protein has translation MQVAVLGAGTMGHGIAQVSAMAGHSVTIRDIERDFVDDGIDAIEENLQGGVERDKVSGDEKAATLSRISGTTDLAEAVSDADLVVEAVPEDVDLKKQTFEDVEAAAPDDAIIASNTSSLPVTEIVSALDDPGRGIGLHFFNPVHIMQLVEIVVGEQTDDETVEFVTEFVENVGKTAIEVQDTAGFASSRLGVALGVEAMRMVEEGVASPRDIDQSMELGYNHPMGPVELGDVVGLDVRLDILEHLREELGERFRPPQILRRKVRAGKLGKKTGEGFYVWEDGEIVGTSGDWGDDE, from the coding sequence CTGCAAGTCGCCGTGTTAGGAGCGGGAACGATGGGCCACGGCATCGCCCAAGTGTCGGCGATGGCCGGGCACAGCGTGACGATTCGGGACATCGAGCGGGACTTCGTGGACGACGGCATCGACGCCATCGAGGAGAACCTACAGGGCGGCGTCGAGCGCGACAAGGTGTCCGGCGACGAGAAGGCCGCGACGCTCTCGCGCATCTCCGGCACGACCGACCTCGCCGAGGCCGTTTCGGACGCTGACCTCGTGGTCGAAGCGGTCCCGGAGGACGTGGACCTGAAGAAACAGACTTTCGAGGATGTGGAGGCGGCCGCGCCCGACGACGCCATCATCGCGTCGAACACGTCCTCGCTCCCCGTGACCGAAATCGTCTCCGCGCTGGACGACCCCGGTCGGGGAATCGGCCTGCACTTTTTCAATCCGGTTCACATCATGCAGTTGGTCGAAATCGTCGTCGGCGAGCAGACCGACGACGAGACGGTCGAATTCGTCACCGAGTTCGTGGAGAACGTGGGCAAGACCGCCATCGAGGTGCAGGACACCGCGGGGTTCGCCTCCTCGCGCCTCGGGGTCGCCTTGGGAGTCGAAGCGATGCGGATGGTCGAGGAGGGCGTCGCCAGCCCCCGCGACATCGACCAGTCGATGGAGTTGGGTTACAACCACCCGATGGGACCGGTCGAACTCGGCGATGTGGTCGGACTCGACGTGCGCCTCGACATCCTCGAACACCTCCGCGAGGAGTTGGGTGAGCGGTTCCGACCGCCACAAATCCTGCGCCGGAAGGTCCGCGCCGGGAAACTCGGCAAGAAGACCGGGGAGGGATTCTACGTGTGGGAGGACGGCGAAATCGTCGGCACCAGCGGCGACTGGGGTGACGACGAATGA
- a CDS encoding archaellin/type IV pilin N-terminal domain-containing protein, which produces MKKLLRQKLSDRGQVGIGTLIVFIAMVLVAAIAAGVLINTAGFLQTKSEQTGQESSAQVSNRVQVVSAYGNVANDDRVDFVNLTVMRGAGSDDINLSSATLEWIGPDTATTLVGNNSTMEGGNYVIDPKSDEFEISPIQDSSNTVPVLSEHEDRFRVTIPAYLLDDDGQGLEEGEEAKVKLTTQYGAVTLYRVTVPESVSTKNAVTV; this is translated from the coding sequence GTGAAGAAATTACTACGGCAGAAGCTATCGGATAGAGGGCAGGTGGGCATCGGGACGCTCATTGTCTTCATCGCTATGGTACTCGTCGCCGCCATCGCGGCCGGGGTTCTCATCAACACTGCAGGCTTCCTCCAGACCAAATCCGAACAGACCGGACAGGAGTCCAGCGCGCAGGTCTCGAACCGCGTGCAGGTCGTCTCCGCGTACGGAAACGTTGCGAACGACGACCGGGTTGACTTCGTGAACCTGACCGTGATGCGCGGGGCGGGGTCCGACGATATCAATCTCTCGTCGGCGACCCTCGAATGGATCGGTCCCGACACCGCCACGACGCTGGTCGGGAACAACTCCACGATGGAAGGCGGCAACTACGTCATCGACCCGAAGAGCGACGAGTTCGAGATTAGCCCGATTCAGGACTCAAGCAACACCGTGCCGGTGCTGTCCGAACACGAGGACCGCTTCCGGGTCACGATTCCGGCCTACCTCCTCGACGACGACGGACAGGGTCTCGAAGAGGGCGAGGAAGCGAAGGTGAAACTCACCACGCAGTACGGTGCGGTAACGCTCTACCGAGTGACGGTGCCCGAGTCGGTGTCTACGAAAAACGCCGTCACGGTCTAA
- a CDS encoding zinc ribbon domain-containing protein, translating to MNRPSIEAVGAYAPRFRVSAEAFEEAWGQFHAAGVNEKAVPDADEDAVTMAYEAAEHALDAADRAGADVAFLALASTTPPLAEEDLSARLGGMLGVPSDATRHVFTGSTRAGTRALDAALSAGPWDSEASLEASSPDASNASDASDESVGLVVAADCPRGDPDSDEDHAAGAGAAAFVLSGAGAAEIRQRAEYAEEYPGTRFRPTGSETVEGLGATGYERQAFTETLAGAVSQLDLGDVDAAAVQAPNGKLPYRAAGALGVETDAIQQCATVHELGDTAAASVPLGLAKALAEDEKQVLAASFGSGAGADALLVENRGIPSSLALGDDEQVSYAEYLRKRGELTSGPPDGGGAYVSVPSWKRTLDQRHRLLAGRCPDCGALNFPPEGACNDCKTLVEEYDEVELTGEGRVEAATVISQGGAPPEFAEQQAQSGDFGVAVVALRGPDGGEASVPAQVVAADPEDVNIGDSVETTMRRIYTQEGVTRYGFKIRPQGTQ from the coding sequence ATGAACCGTCCGAGTATCGAGGCGGTCGGAGCCTACGCGCCGCGATTCCGCGTCTCGGCCGAGGCGTTTGAGGAGGCGTGGGGCCAGTTCCACGCCGCCGGAGTGAACGAAAAGGCCGTGCCCGACGCCGACGAGGACGCGGTGACGATGGCCTACGAGGCCGCCGAGCACGCGCTCGACGCGGCCGACCGCGCGGGCGCGGACGTGGCCTTCCTCGCGCTCGCGTCCACGACGCCGCCGCTGGCCGAAGAAGACCTAAGCGCCCGCCTCGGCGGAATGCTCGGCGTTCCGTCGGACGCCACGCGCCACGTCTTCACGGGAAGCACGCGTGCCGGGACGCGGGCGCTTGACGCCGCGCTCTCGGCCGGACCGTGGGATAGCGAGGCGTCCCTCGAAGCGTCTTCGCCGGACGCCTCGAACGCCTCCGACGCTTCGGACGAATCGGTCGGACTCGTCGTCGCCGCGGACTGCCCGCGCGGCGACCCCGACAGTGACGAGGACCACGCTGCCGGAGCGGGCGCGGCGGCGTTCGTCCTCTCGGGCGCGGGCGCGGCCGAAATCCGCCAGCGCGCCGAGTACGCCGAGGAGTACCCTGGCACGCGCTTCCGGCCTACGGGGTCGGAGACCGTCGAAGGTCTCGGCGCGACGGGGTACGAGCGCCAAGCGTTCACCGAGACGCTGGCCGGAGCGGTGTCGCAGTTGGACCTCGGCGACGTAGACGCCGCCGCGGTACAGGCCCCGAACGGCAAACTCCCCTACCGCGCGGCGGGCGCGCTCGGCGTCGAGACCGACGCGATTCAGCAGTGCGCGACGGTCCACGAGTTGGGCGACACCGCCGCCGCGAGCGTTCCGCTCGGACTCGCAAAGGCACTTGCAGAGGATGAAAAACAGGTTTTAGCCGCGTCGTTCGGAAGCGGCGCGGGCGCGGACGCCCTGCTGGTCGAGAATCGGGGAATCCCCTCGTCGCTCGCGCTCGGCGACGACGAGCAAGTGAGCTACGCCGAGTACCTGCGCAAGCGCGGGGAACTCACCTCGGGACCGCCCGACGGCGGCGGGGCGTACGTCAGCGTGCCGTCGTGGAAACGCACGCTCGACCAGCGCCACCGACTCCTCGCGGGCCGGTGTCCCGACTGCGGCGCGCTCAACTTCCCGCCGGAAGGCGCGTGCAACGACTGCAAGACCCTCGTCGAGGAGTACGACGAGGTGGAACTGACCGGCGAGGGGCGCGTCGAGGCCGCGACGGTCATTTCGCAGGGCGGCGCGCCCCCGGAGTTCGCCGAGCAGCAGGCCCAGTCGGGCGACTTCGGCGTGGCCGTCGTGGCTCTGCGAGGACCGGACGGCGGCGAGGCGAGCGTTCCGGCGCAGGTGGTCGCGGCGGACCCCGAGGACGTGAACATCGGTGATTCCGTGGAGACGACGATGCGGCGTATCTACACCCAGGAGGGCGTGACGAGATACGGGTTTAAAATTCGCCCGCAGGGAACGCAGTGA
- the paaK gene encoding phenylacetate--CoA ligase PaaK has product MVYNDVETAPREELRDLQSERLAETVEYAYENVDFYREALEEAGVSPDDIESVEDISKLPFTTKEDFRDEYPDGLFAVGHDDVSRIHASSGTTGKPKIVSYTEEDLGVWREVMARSLYAAGVRPDHVVQNAYGYGLFTGGLGFHDGVEELGACVIPTGGGNTARQLDMLQDMESDVLSATPSYCLYLAEAAEERGIDPRDLPLSTVIIGAEPFTDPMREEIEQALDVTAVDVYGLSEIIGPGVSIECEAVQNGLHVWEDHFFPEVVDPRTGEPLPEGEEGELVLTSLTKEALPVLRYRTGDMTSLTYEKCDCGRTVARMDNVTGRTDDLLIVRGVNVYPSQIEEVMVDIEHVAPHYRIDLYRKGNLDTMELTVEYDENYEGTHDELERDIRRELEETLEVKPDEIEVVGPGVVDRTEVGKVKRVFDHRGEDE; this is encoded by the coding sequence ATGGTCTACAACGACGTGGAGACCGCTCCCCGCGAGGAGTTGCGCGACTTACAGAGCGAACGACTCGCCGAGACCGTCGAATACGCCTACGAGAACGTCGATTTCTACCGCGAGGCGCTGGAGGAGGCGGGCGTCTCACCCGACGACATCGAGAGCGTCGAAGATATCTCGAAGCTTCCGTTCACGACGAAGGAGGACTTCCGCGACGAGTACCCTGACGGCCTGTTCGCGGTCGGACACGACGATGTGAGTCGGATTCACGCCTCTTCGGGCACGACCGGAAAGCCGAAAATTGTGAGCTACACCGAGGAGGACTTGGGCGTCTGGCGCGAGGTGATGGCCCGGTCGCTGTACGCCGCTGGCGTCCGTCCCGACCACGTCGTCCAGAACGCCTACGGCTACGGGCTGTTCACGGGCGGTCTGGGCTTCCACGACGGCGTCGAGGAGTTGGGAGCCTGCGTCATCCCGACCGGCGGGGGCAACACCGCTCGGCAGTTGGACATGCTTCAGGACATGGAGAGCGACGTGTTGTCGGCGACGCCCTCCTACTGCCTCTACCTCGCCGAGGCGGCCGAGGAGCGCGGCATCGACCCCCGCGACCTCCCGCTCTCGACGGTCATCATCGGCGCGGAACCGTTCACCGACCCGATGCGCGAGGAGATAGAACAAGCCCTCGACGTGACGGCGGTAGACGTGTACGGTCTCTCGGAGATTATCGGGCCGGGGGTCTCCATCGAGTGTGAGGCGGTTCAGAACGGGCTTCACGTCTGGGAGGACCACTTCTTCCCGGAGGTCGTTGACCCCCGAACCGGCGAGCCACTGCCGGAGGGCGAGGAGGGTGAACTCGTCCTGACGAGTCTGACCAAAGAGGCCCTGCCGGTCCTGCGCTATCGTACCGGCGACATGACCTCGCTGACCTACGAAAAGTGTGACTGCGGCCGGACCGTCGCCCGGATGGACAACGTGACCGGGCGGACCGACGACCTGCTCATCGTCCGCGGAGTCAACGTCTACCCGAGCCAAATCGAGGAAGTGATGGTGGACATCGAACACGTCGCGCCCCACTACCGCATCGACCTCTACCGGAAAGGGAATCTCGACACGATGGAACTCACCGTGGAGTACGACGAGAACTACGAGGGAACGCACGACGAACTGGAGCGAGATATTCGCAGGGAACTCGAAGAAACCCTCGAAGTGAAACCCGACGAAATCGAGGTCGTCGGGCCGGGCGTCGTGGACCGAACCGAGGTCGGGAAGGTCAAGCGCGTCTTCGACCACCGCGGTGAGGACGAGTAG
- a CDS encoding DUF1918 domain-containing protein yields MSFDEDDRVILHDEHSDYDGEEGQVTQVMDTMFGDSTYTVSFEDGQETGIPEDALEAAADEDADDEEDEA; encoded by the coding sequence ATGAGCTTCGACGAAGACGACCGCGTTATTCTGCACGACGAGCACAGCGACTACGACGGCGAAGAGGGTCAGGTCACGCAGGTCATGGACACGATGTTTGGCGACAGCACCTACACCGTCAGCTTCGAGGACGGACAGGAGACCGGCATCCCCGAGGACGCGCTGGAAGCCGCCGCCGACGAAGACGCGGACGACGAAGAAGACGAAGCGTAA
- a CDS encoding YeiH family protein translates to MASRFALSKMSSSLRELLPGLALLAALALLARGLGSVAPIPALLAAVLVGGLLANTVGVPRRFAPGVETYARWLEVGIVLMGVRVSLDALLDAGPKLLVAVVGVVVFTLAIAEALARGFDLQRRLGSLVAAGASVCGVSAVVAVAGTIRADEEHVAYATSTILVFDALTLFTYPALGQFLALPDRVFGIWAGLTMFSTGPVTAAGFAYSEVAGQWATVAKLARNVLLGGLVVAYSVAYADGESSSDANTDAGSPSDGDSVSAATFLRNLWAGFPKFVFGFLGMVLLASAGVFNDAQLVRIEQAYQAAFLVAFAGLGTSVALDDLRETGVRPLAVLALTLVVVSAVTLVVVQFVF, encoded by the coding sequence ATGGCGTCGCGCTTCGCGCTCTCGAAGATGTCGTCCTCGCTCCGAGAGTTGCTTCCCGGTCTCGCGCTCCTCGCCGCCCTCGCACTCCTCGCTCGCGGTCTGGGTTCAGTCGCCCCGATTCCCGCGCTTCTCGCCGCGGTGTTGGTCGGTGGTCTTCTCGCCAACACCGTCGGCGTCCCGCGTCGCTTCGCGCCCGGCGTCGAAACCTACGCGCGCTGGCTGGAGGTCGGCATCGTCCTCATGGGCGTCCGGGTCTCGCTCGACGCGCTCCTCGACGCCGGGCCGAAACTTCTCGTCGCGGTCGTCGGCGTCGTCGTCTTCACGCTCGCCATCGCGGAGGCGCTCGCGCGAGGGTTCGACCTCCAGCGACGACTCGGGTCGCTGGTCGCGGCGGGCGCGAGCGTCTGTGGCGTCTCGGCGGTCGTCGCCGTCGCGGGGACCATCCGGGCCGACGAAGAACACGTCGCCTACGCGACCAGCACGATTCTGGTCTTCGACGCGCTCACGCTCTTTACCTATCCCGCGCTCGGACAGTTCCTCGCGCTTCCGGACCGCGTGTTCGGCATCTGGGCGGGGCTGACGATGTTCAGCACGGGTCCCGTCACGGCCGCCGGGTTCGCCTACTCGGAGGTCGCTGGCCAGTGGGCCACGGTGGCGAAACTGGCCCGAAACGTCCTTCTGGGCGGTCTCGTCGTGGCGTACTCGGTGGCCTACGCCGACGGCGAGTCGAGTTCGGACGCGAACACGGACGCGGGGTCGCCGTCCGACGGCGACTCCGTGTCCGCCGCCACCTTCCTCCGGAACCTCTGGGCGGGCTTCCCGAAGTTCGTCTTCGGCTTCCTCGGGATGGTCTTGCTGGCCAGCGCGGGCGTCTTCAACGACGCCCAACTCGTCCGCATCGAGCAGGCCTATCAGGCGGCGTTCCTCGTGGCGTTCGCCGGACTCGGCACGAGCGTCGCGCTCGACGACCTGCGCGAGACCGGGGTTCGACCGCTGGCGGTCCTCGCACTCACGCTCGTGGTCGTGAGCGCGGTCACGCTGGTCGTCGTCCAGTTCGTCTTCTGA
- a CDS encoding RNA-binding protein, which yields MAEVPFHYIDLRAFCYATEDDKRVEQALRSYLPDELEIQRAKSEGHHGDRILVLSARVENADEMRHILSKVAELPDAERLLDELDERVDDNCSLFLRLDKQSAYRGEAELGEGITFRAKVEAYPAKKEAAVENAREALASL from the coding sequence ATGGCCGAAGTTCCGTTCCACTACATCGACCTGCGGGCGTTCTGCTACGCGACCGAGGACGACAAGCGCGTCGAGCAGGCCCTGCGGAGCTATCTCCCCGACGAACTCGAAATCCAGCGCGCGAAGAGCGAGGGCCACCACGGCGACCGCATCCTCGTCCTCTCGGCGCGCGTCGAGAACGCCGACGAGATGCGCCACATCCTCTCGAAGGTAGCCGAACTCCCCGACGCCGAGCGCCTGCTGGACGAACTCGACGAGCGCGTGGACGACAACTGCTCGTTGTTCCTCCGCCTCGACAAGCAGTCGGCTTACCGCGGCGAGGCCGAACTCGGCGAGGGCATCACCTTCCGAGCGAAGGTGGAAGCCTACCCCGCGAAGAAGGAGGCCGCCGTCGAGAACGCCCGCGAGGCGCTGGCGTCGCTCTGA